Proteins encoded together in one Vibrio lentus window:
- a CDS encoding membrane protein, with amino-acid sequence MKKTLVALAIASISSSAFAVNTSSQNSQNEDMFAFDSMHKDQFSVSGSFGVGGYYDTGSKAFYDDWATGLTLAVNYRNNRIVGYFETDMMVNYTTDNNVPANDAATSGWTNGIDTGPATDVDKAWLGFDTGFGIASFGWENDTALDKVDGAGDNTYEFGASAGDASDGFNVVKFQGATSGIAYGISYFETKDSRNDEGFDKGVNGYIGLEQEVFNLYAGYENRDYEADYEVYTVTGNLKVGALKLGVNSWIEESDSVKNTGYYVSGGYTVSEDLTIAAGYASSNNELDGQADVDASYINIAAMYRISDNADMGIDIKQDLDGYRIGETSAQYDEETHVFAAAYYYF; translated from the coding sequence ATGAAAAAGACATTAGTAGCACTTGCGATTGCGAGCATCTCAAGTTCAGCTTTTGCTGTAAACACAAGCAGCCAGAACAGCCAAAACGAAGACATGTTTGCATTCGATTCAATGCACAAAGATCAATTCTCAGTATCAGGCTCTTTCGGTGTTGGTGGTTACTACGACACGGGTTCTAAAGCGTTCTACGATGACTGGGCAACGGGTCTTACTCTTGCCGTAAACTACCGTAACAACCGTATTGTTGGTTACTTCGAAACTGACATGATGGTGAACTACACGACAGACAATAATGTTCCAGCGAATGACGCAGCAACTTCTGGTTGGACAAACGGTATCGATACTGGCCCTGCAACAGATGTAGATAAAGCGTGGCTTGGTTTTGACACTGGTTTCGGTATCGCTTCATTCGGTTGGGAAAACGATACAGCACTAGATAAAGTTGATGGCGCAGGTGACAACACTTACGAGTTTGGCGCTTCTGCTGGTGATGCTTCTGACGGCTTTAACGTTGTTAAATTCCAAGGTGCAACAAGCGGCATTGCTTACGGTATCTCTTACTTCGAAACGAAAGACTCTCGCAACGATGAAGGCTTCGACAAAGGTGTGAACGGTTACATCGGTCTAGAGCAAGAAGTGTTCAACCTATACGCTGGTTACGAAAACCGTGATTACGAAGCTGATTATGAAGTTTACACGGTAACAGGTAACTTGAAAGTCGGCGCTCTTAAGTTAGGTGTGAACTCTTGGATTGAAGAGAGTGACTCTGTTAAGAACACAGGTTACTACGTTTCAGGTGGCTACACAGTTTCTGAAGACCTAACAATCGCAGCGGGTTACGCATCAAGCAACAACGAACTTGACGGCCAAGCGGATGTAGACGCGTCTTACATCAACATCGCTGCAATGTACCGTATCTCTGATAACGCTGACATGGGTATCGATATCAAGCAAGATCTAGACGGTTACCGTATAGGCGAAACTAGCGCGCAATACGACGAAGAAACACACGTATTCGCAGCAGCTTATTACTACTTCTAA